The Chordicoccus furentiruminis DNA window AAGGGTCAGATCATCATCGACAAGGAAGAGTGCGAGATGGAAGCCGACGACCTCATGATGGCGGCGCTGGATGCCGGAGCGGAAGATTTCAAGGATGACGGCGACAGCTATGAGATCATCACGGATCCCGCGTCCTTCGAGGAAGTGCGCAAAGCGCTGGAAGAGCAGAAGATCCCGATGGCTTCCGCCGAGGTGACCATGATCCCCCAGAATTATGTCTCCCTCACGGATCCGGCGGACCGCGGCTCACTGGAGAGAATCCTCGATCTCCTCGATGAGAGCGACGATGTTCAGGACGTCTATCATAACTGGGACGGAGAGGAATGAAAAACCGGCTCCGCCGGTATGACAGACCACGGCAATTCCCAAGGCTGAGAGGGCGGACATGGATTTTCTGATTTCGATTCTTCTGGGTGTCGTGCAGGGGCTGTCCGAGTTTTTCCCGGTGAGCTCCACCGGTCACCTGGTCATTCTGGAACGTCTGAGCGGTTTTTCTGCGCCGGCTCTCACGTTCCATGTTTTTGTGCACATGGGAACGTGGCTGGCCGTGCTGCTGTCCTTCAGGAAGGATATCCGGCGCCTTCGGAAAGCGGCGTTTGGCCTGATCGCCGATGTGCGGTCATTCCGGAAGGCGGCGAAAGCGGCCGGCGGGCAGCAGCCGGATGTCCCGCCGAAGCCGGCGGTCACGCGGACAAATTACCGCCACCTTGTGCTGATGCTGCTTGCGGCGCTCCTTACGGTTGTGCTGATGGGACTGGCGCTGGACCGCTTTGTCTGGCAGGTTTCCTATTCTCTCTTCGGAACAGGTGTAGGTTTTCTTATCTCGGGGATTGTGCTGATGGTGACAGACAGAGTCGCTCCGGGGGAGACGGTGCCCCGCGATCTGCCTGTGGCGTACGCGATCCCGATCGGACTTGCCGCGGGATGTGCGCTGTTTCCTGGAATCTCCGTTACAGGCGTCGTGATCTGCGCGTGCATTTTCTCGGGCATGAACCGGAAGAACGCGATCCGTTTCGCCTATCTGCTTCAGACTGCCGTGGTTCCGGCCGCGTTTGTGTACGAGCTGGCTGACAGCATCCGGGCCGGCATTCTGACGCCGCACGCGATCGGGCTCTGCCTTCTCGGATTCCTCTTCGCGGCGCTGACCGGCATCCTTGTGATCGGCCGGCTTCTCCGCCGCATGCAGCGCGCACGCTTTCAGAATACGGCCTGGTACTGCCTGATAATCGGTCTGGCAGGGATACTTCTCGCTCATGTCTGACGGACGGCGCGTCATATCCGGGCAGCTCGGATCGTAAAAGGCGGCCATACAGGGAAGGAGATTTCATGGCATCTTCCAGCAGGAAGAAAACGTCATCCAGAAAGAAAACGGCGCGTCGGGCGCCGGCAAGGCGCACAGGCGCCGGAAAGCGTACCGCACGTTCGAAGGCGGCCAGCGCAGCCGCAAAGGAGGCAAGACGGATCCGTATGGAAATCCGCCTCTGCCTCGTTCTTGCGTTATCCGTGCTTCTTGCGCTGGCCAACGCCGGCATCATCGGGCGGTTCGGAGCGGTGATGAGCGACGCTCTTTTCGGAGTATTCGGGCTGATGGCCTATGTTTTTCCCTTTGTGCTTTTTTTCGGCTGCGCTTTCTATGTCGCCAATCGCGGCAATCCCCGGATTTTCCGGAACATGCTGGGGCTGATCCTGCTGTTTTTGTTTCTCGCCGCTTTTCTTGAGCTGATGACGGTGAAGATCAGCCGCGATATGCCGTTCGCTGATTTCTACCGGATCTCCGCCTCGGAGCGTACCGGAGGCGGCATCACAGGAGGCGTCATCGCGTGGTGCTTTTTCTGGTTTTTCGGCCTCATCGGAGCCTATGTGCTCACGATCTGCGGCATCGTCATCGCTTCCGTCATTCTCACACAGCAGCCGCTCCTGAGTGAGCTCGGCACAAAAGGACGACAGGCGGCCGTCCGCGCGAGGGAAAAGAGCGCAGCGCGGCGCAGCGAGAACCGCCTCGCCCGTGAAGCCGAGCGGGATGAATGGGCGCGTGAGGAAAAAGCCCGGATCGCCCGCCGTGCGAAAGCGGCGAGAGCGGAAAAAAAGCCGCCGGACGAACCGTTCCGAAGCAGCGGAAAATCCCGCCGGACGGTTCCGGGATCGGGAACCAGTCCGCTCGATTATGTGACCCTGACGCCTCCCGCCAAAGGGCCTGTACCGGTAGAAAAATATGAGATGCCGTCCTTTTTGAAAAAGAAACCGGAAAAGCAGGAACTTTCCGGAGAGGCGGACGCACTCTTCGCCGATGACTCCCGCGATCTCTTCGCGGATATGGGAGTGGCTCCGCTCCCGGAAGACGTGGAAATGCAGCCGCCCGCCGGAACGGAAGACCCGGAGACAGCCCGTTCCGTCCGTTCTTCTTCGCAGACGAGCGGAATGGAGGGTGCCTTTTCCGCTGACTCTCCGTCCGCCGCGGCGCCGGAAAGACAGGCTGTCCCGTCTTCCCGCGCGGAAACGGAACGTACCGTTTCCACGAAAGAAACGGCCGGTGACGGCACAGCTTCCTCCCGGAAGAAGAAGACCGATCCGGGCGCGGAGGATATCCGGACAATTCAGGGCGAAATCAGCAGGGGCGAGACTGAGAAAAAGGCATTCACCCTTCCGCCTGTCTCCCTCCTGACCAGGGGCCGCGCCGCGAAGCAGGACTCCGAACGGGCTCTGATGACGACCGCGCAGAAGCTTCAGCAGACGCTCCGTGACTTCGGCGTCAATGTCCGGCTCCAGGGCGTAAGCCGGGGTCCCACCGTCACGCGTTACGAGCTTCAGCCGGAGCAGGGCGTGAAGGTCAGCCGGATTCTCAGTCTTCAGGACGACATCAAGCTGAATCTGGCCGCCGCGGAAATCCGCATTGAGGCGCCGATTCCCGGAAAAGCGGCCGTAGGGATCGAGGTTCCGAACAAGGAGCCGTCGCCCGTGATGCTGAGGGAGATCATCGAATCGCCGGAATTTACGCAGAGCCGCGCCCATCTGGCGTTCGCCGTCGGCAAGGACATCGGAGGGAGGCCCGTCGTGGCTGATATCGAGAAGATGCCGCATCTGCTGATCGCCGGCGCCACAGGCTCCGGCAAATCGGTCTGCATCAACACGCTGATCATGAGCATTCTCTTCAAATCCAAACCGGATGAGGTGAAGATGCTGATGATCGACCCGAAGGTAGTGGAACTGAAGATCTACGACGGGATCCCTCACCTGCTGATTCCGGTGGTCACCGATCCCCGCAAGGCCGCCGGCGCCCTCAACTGGGCGGTGCAGGAAATGACGAACCGTTACAAGAAATTCGCCTCCTATCCCGGTGTGCGCGACATACATTCCTATAATGAGCGAATCCGTCAGCTGAACCGGGACGTATCTGACGGCGAAACCATCCCGCCGATGCCGCGGATCGTGATCATCGTGGACGAGCTGGCGGATCTGATGATGGTGGCATCCTCCGAGGTGGAGGATGCGATCTGCCGTCTTGCCCAGCTGGCTCGGGCAGCCGGAATCCATCTGATCATCGCAACACAGCGGCCTTCCGTCAATGTTGTGACCGGACTCATCAAGGCCAATATGCCGTCACGCATCGCACTGGCGGTCGCCTCCGGAACCGACAGCCGCACCATCATTGATATGAACGGCGCGGAGAAGCTGCTGGGTCACGGCGATATGCTGTTCTATCCGCAGGGCTATCCGAAGCCTGCGCGCGTACAGGGCTGCTTCGTCTCGGACGGCGACATTTCCAAGGTCGTCGAATATTGGGTTTCACAAGGCCGGGATCAGGAGTATAATACAACCGATGTCTCGCAGACGATCGAGGACAGCATCGCGCAGAACGCGGCCGGATCGGCACCCGGCGCAGCAGGAGAGAATGACCGGGATGAGTTCTTCGCGGAGGCCGGTCAGCTCATCATAGAGAAGGAGAAGGCATCCATCGGCATGCTCCAGCGGGCTTTCAAGATCGGCTTCAACCGTGCGGCCCGCATCATGGATCAGCTGGCCGAGGCGGGCGTCGTCGGAGGGGAGGAAGGAACCAAGCCGCGGAAGATCCTGATGACGATGGATGAATTCAGTGCGCTTCTTTCCGGACCGAAAGATTCATGAGACAGCCGGCGGTCCGCACCGCCGATGAGGAGTCAATGATATGAAATGCTCGAACTGCGGTTTCGAGATTCCCGACGGTAAGCTGTACTGTCCTCGCTGCGGCAAGGAGGTACAGCTTGTTCCGGATTTTACGTCCGTCAGCATGGAACGGGAACGTCTTCTGCGCGCCCGGGCCGAGGAGGAACGGCGGCGCCGGGAGGCGGAGGCGGCTGAATCAGAGCGCCGCGTGCGGCCTCTTGTCGCGCTCTTCAAGACGGCGATGACCGTGATCATCGCCGCCGGTCTTACGTTCCTGATGCATTACTATCTTACCGTTCACGAATCGGAAACGTTCTCCGGTCAGAGGCTCGCCGCCATCAATGCGTACGAGGCACATAACCTGAAAACCGCGCAGTCCGCTGTCAGCCGGGCGCTTGAGCTGCGTCCGCGCTCAACGGAGATGGCAATCCTCAAAGCCGATATTCTCACGGAAAGCGGCAGAATCAGCGAGGCGCTCTCTGTTCTCGAGGATCTGATTGAAAGCGAACCGGATGAGATCAGTGCATGGGAGAAGCTCATCGGGATCCGGATCGAGGAGGGCGACAACACGGAGGTGGCAAGGCTCGTTGAGCAAAGCCGCTTCGAATCGCTGACTGAAAAATACGCGGACTATCTCGCTGATCCGCCTACTTTCTCGCTGATCAACGGCAGAACGTATCCTTACGGAACATCGCTTACAATCCGTTCGGCATCGGGAACCATCTACTATACCACGGACGGTTCGGTGCCGGATGCCCACAGCACAAAGTACACCGGACCGATTCCGCTCGACGCCGGGACCAACCGGATCGCCGCCGTATGCATCAACAGCAAAGGCGTAGCAAGCAAGACCGTCAAGGCAGTGTACAACATCCGCAAAGCAGAGTAGACGCGCCGGAGCTCGTCCGGAAGCGCAGCAGGGTGATGTATATAGAGGAAACATGAAGGAATGGAGGAAAAACTATGTACAGGATTCTTTTAAAAAGGCAGCTGAGCGCGGTTGTCTGGGAAATGGTGGTTGAAGCACCGCTGATCGCCAGCCATTGTCTTCCGGGCCAGTTCCTGATCGTCAAGAAAGACGAGGTCGGAGAGCGGATTCCGCTCACCATCTGCGATTCCGATGCCGAGAAGGGAACCGTGACAATCGTCTTCCAGCCGGTGGGTGTGTCGACGATGAAATTCTGTGAGCTTGAAGCCGGCGATGCCTTCGAGGATGTGGTCGGTCCGCTGGGCCGTCCGTCGGAAATCTGCAGCATGAGCGAGGAGGAACTGAAGTCGAAGAAATTCCTTTTCGTCTGCGGCGGAGTGGGAACAGCGCCGGTTTATCCTCAGGTCAAATGGCTTCATGAGCGCGGCATCGGAGCCGACGTGATTATCGGTTACCGCACGAAGGACCTGATCTTCTACGAAGACGAGATGAGAAAGGTCGCCGCCAACGTCTATGTGACGACGGATGACGGCTCCTATATGCACAAGGGCGTGGTCACCACGGTCATCGACGAGCTGGTCGCGGAAGGAAAGGAATACAATCACTGCGTCTGCATCGGGCCGATGATCATGATGAAGTTCTGCTGCCTGACAACTGCCAAGTACAACATCCCGACCATCGTATCCATGAATCCGATCATGGTCGACGGAACGGGCATGTGCGGCGCATGCCGTCTGACCGTCGGGGATGAGGTAAAATTCGCCTGCGTCGACGGACCGGAATTCGACGGCCATAAGATCAACTGGGCCGAATGCATGAAGCGCGCCGCGATGTACAGAACCG harbors:
- a CDS encoding FtsK/SpoIIIE family DNA translocase; the encoded protein is MASSSRKKTSSRKKTARRAPARRTGAGKRTARSKAASAAAKEARRIRMEIRLCLVLALSVLLALANAGIIGRFGAVMSDALFGVFGLMAYVFPFVLFFGCAFYVANRGNPRIFRNMLGLILLFLFLAAFLELMTVKISRDMPFADFYRISASERTGGGITGGVIAWCFFWFFGLIGAYVLTICGIVIASVILTQQPLLSELGTKGRQAAVRAREKSAARRSENRLAREAERDEWAREEKARIARRAKAARAEKKPPDEPFRSSGKSRRTVPGSGTSPLDYVTLTPPAKGPVPVEKYEMPSFLKKKPEKQELSGEADALFADDSRDLFADMGVAPLPEDVEMQPPAGTEDPETARSVRSSSQTSGMEGAFSADSPSAAAPERQAVPSSRAETERTVSTKETAGDGTASSRKKKTDPGAEDIRTIQGEISRGETEKKAFTLPPVSLLTRGRAAKQDSERALMTTAQKLQQTLRDFGVNVRLQGVSRGPTVTRYELQPEQGVKVSRILSLQDDIKLNLAAAEIRIEAPIPGKAAVGIEVPNKEPSPVMLREIIESPEFTQSRAHLAFAVGKDIGGRPVVADIEKMPHLLIAGATGSGKSVCINTLIMSILFKSKPDEVKMLMIDPKVVELKIYDGIPHLLIPVVTDPRKAAGALNWAVQEMTNRYKKFASYPGVRDIHSYNERIRQLNRDVSDGETIPPMPRIVIIVDELADLMMVASSEVEDAICRLAQLARAAGIHLIIATQRPSVNVVTGLIKANMPSRIALAVASGTDSRTIIDMNGAEKLLGHGDMLFYPQGYPKPARVQGCFVSDGDISKVVEYWVSQGRDQEYNTTDVSQTIEDSIAQNAAGSAPGAAGENDRDEFFAEAGQLIIEKEKASIGMLQRAFKIGFNRAARIMDQLAEAGVVGGEEGTKPRKILMTMDEFSALLSGPKDS
- a CDS encoding FN3 associated domain-containing protein, whose amino-acid sequence is MKCSNCGFEIPDGKLYCPRCGKEVQLVPDFTSVSMERERLLRARAEEERRRREAEAAESERRVRPLVALFKTAMTVIIAAGLTFLMHYYLTVHESETFSGQRLAAINAYEAHNLKTAQSAVSRALELRPRSTEMAILKADILTESGRISEALSVLEDLIESEPDEISAWEKLIGIRIEEGDNTEVARLVEQSRFESLTEKYADYLADPPTFSLINGRTYPYGTSLTIRSASGTIYYTTDGSVPDAHSTKYTGPIPLDAGTNRIAAVCINSKGVASKTVKAVYNIRKAE
- a CDS encoding undecaprenyl-diphosphate phosphatase, with protein sequence MDFLISILLGVVQGLSEFFPVSSTGHLVILERLSGFSAPALTFHVFVHMGTWLAVLLSFRKDIRRLRKAAFGLIADVRSFRKAAKAAGGQQPDVPPKPAVTRTNYRHLVLMLLAALLTVVLMGLALDRFVWQVSYSLFGTGVGFLISGIVLMVTDRVAPGETVPRDLPVAYAIPIGLAAGCALFPGISVTGVVICACIFSGMNRKNAIRFAYLLQTAVVPAAFVYELADSIRAGILTPHAIGLCLLGFLFAALTGILVIGRLLRRMQRARFQNTAWYCLIIGLAGILLAHV
- a CDS encoding sulfide/dihydroorotate dehydrogenase-like FAD/NAD-binding protein: MYRILLKRQLSAVVWEMVVEAPLIASHCLPGQFLIVKKDEVGERIPLTICDSDAEKGTVTIVFQPVGVSTMKFCELEAGDAFEDVVGPLGRPSEICSMSEEELKSKKFLFVCGGVGTAPVYPQVKWLHERGIGADVIIGYRTKDLIFYEDEMRKVAANVYVTTDDGSYMHKGVVTTVIDELVAEGKEYNHCVCIGPMIMMKFCCLTTAKYNIPTIVSMNPIMVDGTGMCGACRLTVGDEVKFACVDGPEFDGHKINWAECMKRAAMYRTEEGEAKTRYLEGKTHEGGCGNC